From the genome of Sulfurovum sp. NBC37-1, one region includes:
- a CDS encoding pyridoxal-phosphate-dependent aminotransferase family protein: MLLFTPGPTPVPESVRLAMAEPTLHHRTPEFEAIFKETRELLFDLFATDEVVMLASTGTGAMEAAVTNLCHDTLLNINSGKFGERFGKIAQAHGLKNVEIKHEWDTPASVNEVLEAVTANASIDTIAIQVSESAGGLRHPVEEIAAAVKEVNPNIMVIADGITAVGVERIDVSNIDCLIAGSQKALMLPPGLAILGLSKAAIEKIGGGKGYYFNLASEIKKQQQNTTAYTAATTLIIGLGAILKQIEADGGIGKLYCDTARRAKATRFALEALGLHSYPKTPARSMTTIDDENASEIRNLLKTDFGVNVAGGQDHLKGKIFRINQMGLIEPYEMVWVVNAVELALAKLGRRDFDGTASRVFNEEFFKSTLKKEEK; encoded by the coding sequence ATGCTACTTTTTACCCCAGGACCTACACCCGTACCGGAATCCGTACGTTTGGCAATGGCCGAACCGACACTGCACCACAGAACACCGGAATTCGAAGCGATTTTCAAAGAGACACGCGAACTGCTTTTCGACCTTTTTGCTACCGATGAGGTCGTTATGCTTGCCAGTACCGGGACCGGTGCGATGGAGGCTGCCGTAACCAATCTTTGTCACGATACGCTGCTCAATATCAACTCAGGTAAATTCGGCGAGCGTTTTGGAAAGATCGCGCAGGCGCACGGACTGAAGAATGTCGAGATCAAGCACGAGTGGGATACTCCTGCTTCAGTCAATGAGGTACTTGAAGCGGTCACGGCCAATGCCTCTATCGATACCATCGCTATACAGGTCTCCGAATCGGCAGGCGGGCTTCGTCATCCGGTTGAAGAGATCGCAGCAGCGGTTAAAGAGGTCAATCCGAATATTATGGTGATCGCAGATGGTATTACGGCGGTGGGCGTCGAGCGTATCGACGTGAGTAACATTGACTGTCTGATCGCAGGAAGTCAGAAAGCGTTGATGCTGCCTCCTGGACTCGCCATTCTCGGTTTGAGCAAAGCAGCCATTGAGAAGATCGGTGGAGGAAAAGGATATTACTTCAACCTGGCTTCGGAGATCAAAAAACAGCAGCAAAATACCACGGCCTATACGGCAGCGACGACTCTGATCATCGGTCTGGGTGCAATACTGAAGCAGATTGAAGCCGATGGCGGTATCGGGAAACTTTACTGCGATACGGCACGACGTGCCAAAGCGACACGTTTCGCACTTGAAGCGCTGGGACTGCATTCCTATCCGAAAACACCGGCACGTTCGATGACGACCATCGACGATGAGAACGCTTCTGAGATCAGAAATCTGTTGAAAACGGACTTTGGCGTGAACGTCGCAGGCGGACAGGATCATCTCAAAGGGAAGATCTTCCGCATCAACCAGATGGGGCTCATTGAGCCTTATGAGATGGTATGGGTGGTCAATGCTGTTGAATTGGCGCTGGCCAAACTGGGACGCAGGGACTTTGACGGCACGGCAAGCCGTGTCTTCAACGAAGAGTTCTTCAAATCCACACTGAAAAAAGAAGAGAAATAA
- the ccoO gene encoding cytochrome-c oxidase, cbb3-type subunit II: protein MFHWLEKNPFFFAVGVFLVIAFAGIIEILPNFAEASRPVAGLRPFTVLELAGKNVYMKDQCIACHSQLIRPFKAETDRYGQYSLSGEYAYDRPFLWGSKRTGPDLHRVGNYRTTDWHENHMWEPSSVVPGSIMPAYKHQFTNIADLETAYAEAVTVKNVFKTPYGDDIQAGKAAWEAYKPKVLAEAQKIAANMKNKDVKDAVAAGKVPEVVALIAYLNSLGTSRYEAKK, encoded by the coding sequence ATGTTTCATTGGTTAGAAAAAAATCCGTTCTTCTTCGCAGTAGGAGTATTTTTGGTTATCGCATTCGCAGGTATTATCGAGATCCTGCCAAACTTTGCAGAGGCATCAAGACCGGTAGCGGGACTCCGTCCTTTTACGGTCCTTGAGCTTGCAGGGAAAAACGTATATATGAAAGATCAGTGTATTGCATGTCATTCACAATTGATCCGTCCGTTCAAAGCGGAAACAGACAGATATGGTCAGTATTCACTCTCGGGGGAATATGCGTATGACAGACCGTTCCTTTGGGGTTCAAAAAGAACCGGTCCGGACCTTCACCGTGTAGGTAACTACAGAACGACTGACTGGCATGAGAACCACATGTGGGAGCCGTCATCGGTCGTTCCCGGTTCCATTATGCCTGCCTATAAGCATCAGTTCACTAACATAGCTGATCTCGAAACGGCGTATGCTGAAGCAGTTACCGTTAAAAATGTATTCAAAACACCATACGGTGACGATATCCAAGCTGGTAAAGCAGCCTGGGAAGCGTATAAGCCAAAAGTTTTGGCAGAAGCACAAAAGATCGCTGCCAATATGAAGAACAAAGATGTTAAAGATGCAGTAGCTGCAGGAAAAGTACCTGAAGTCGTTGCGCTGATAGCATATCTTAACAGCTTGGGAACAAGCCGTTATGAGGCGAAAAAGTAA
- a CDS encoding D-alanine--D-alanine ligase, with protein MNIAILFGGSSFEHEISIVSAITMKKVLKKSTLTYIFVSADRKFYLIDTEKINSKLFSSGEYKKGKQLVLKNDGFFTKGMFGSKQVAFDVLLNLIHGRDGEDGKVASMMEFFNIPYISPRLEASAMSYNKLYTKFLAESLGVKTVPYEHLSKNGDRKISMEYPVIIKPVRLGSSIGVSIVKSEAELDYALDVAFEFDNDVIVEPFIDGVKEFNQAGCHTGDWELSIVEEPQKEEFLDFEKKYMDFSRDSQVLSADISEELKNNIQVTFKKIYDPLFMGSIIRCDFFVVNDEILLNEINPIPGSMANYLFPDFEGMVWRLSKALPKEKNISIDYTYIHSIQSAKGKA; from the coding sequence ATGAACATAGCAATCCTATTCGGTGGCTCGAGCTTCGAACACGAGATCAGTATCGTTTCGGCCATCACGATGAAGAAAGTACTCAAAAAGAGTACCCTTACCTACATTTTTGTCTCTGCAGACAGAAAATTCTACCTTATCGATACGGAGAAGATCAATTCCAAACTTTTCTCTTCGGGTGAATATAAAAAAGGCAAGCAGCTTGTCCTGAAAAACGATGGATTTTTTACCAAAGGTATGTTCGGGAGCAAGCAGGTGGCTTTCGATGTTTTGCTGAACCTGATCCACGGAAGGGACGGCGAGGACGGGAAGGTCGCATCGATGATGGAATTTTTCAATATCCCGTACATCTCACCACGCCTTGAAGCTTCCGCAATGAGCTACAACAAACTCTATACCAAATTCCTGGCTGAAAGCCTTGGGGTCAAAACCGTTCCTTATGAACATTTGTCCAAGAACGGAGATCGTAAAATATCCATGGAATATCCGGTCATCATCAAGCCGGTACGACTTGGCAGCAGTATCGGTGTGAGTATTGTCAAAAGTGAAGCGGAACTTGACTATGCGCTGGATGTGGCGTTCGAATTCGACAATGACGTGATCGTGGAACCCTTCATTGATGGTGTCAAAGAGTTCAATCAGGCCGGATGTCATACCGGCGATTGGGAACTTTCCATCGTAGAAGAGCCGCAAAAGGAGGAATTCCTTGATTTCGAGAAGAAATATATGGATTTTTCCCGCGATTCGCAGGTACTTTCTGCCGATATCTCAGAAGAATTGAAGAACAATATCCAGGTAACATTCAAAAAGATCTACGATCCTCTATTCATGGGAAGCATCATCAGATGTGACTTTTTTGTTGTAAATGATGAGATACTTTTGAATGAGATAAACCCTATCCCAGGCTCGATGGCGAACTATCTTTTCCCGGATTTTGAAGGTATGGTCTGGCGCCTTTCAAAAGCTTTGCCGAAAGAAAAAAATATAAGTATAGATTATACTTATATCCATTCGATTCAGAGTGCAAAAGGAAAGGCTTAA
- a CDS encoding amidohydrolase: MKTIKNRLFETIDKINDRVIEIRHDLHEHPELSGHEEHTKYLVKGILEASGYAVRESEKHYGLIADLKVDEKAKTVVIRADMDALPIEEQTGKPYSSREKGIMHACGHDSHTAIALGTAIAMAEHKEALPGNVRFIFQPSEESKEGGSVEMIADGALEGVDGIFGLHAYPYLKTGQIGYKYGVMMASADIFTIEVFGKSAHGARPHEGVDAILVTSMIVNSLNHIVSRMIDPLHPAVISLGTIEGGRASNIICDHVLLKGTVRTINEGVRNNIPKMMEASIKGISESMGATYNFDYEFGQPELINYDEMVDIIVNEAKGVIGEENCIDLVDPVMGGEDFSEYLKIVPGAFFRLGTCNEEKETCVSQHNSRFDVDDDALQIGMKIMGAATLAFLARKE; this comes from the coding sequence ATGAAAACGATAAAAAACAGACTTTTTGAAACAATAGACAAGATCAATGACCGGGTGATAGAGATACGACATGATCTGCATGAACATCCTGAGCTTTCCGGGCATGAGGAGCATACGAAATATCTGGTCAAAGGCATACTTGAAGCCAGCGGGTATGCGGTACGGGAGAGTGAAAAACATTACGGGCTGATCGCCGATCTGAAGGTGGATGAAAAGGCCAAAACCGTCGTCATACGTGCCGATATGGATGCACTGCCCATAGAGGAGCAGACGGGGAAACCCTACAGTTCCAGGGAAAAGGGGATCATGCATGCCTGCGGGCATGACAGCCACACCGCCATCGCATTGGGAACGGCCATTGCGATGGCGGAACACAAAGAGGCGCTTCCGGGCAATGTGCGTTTCATTTTCCAGCCTTCCGAAGAGAGCAAGGAAGGCGGCAGTGTGGAGATGATAGCCGACGGCGCGCTCGAAGGTGTGGACGGCATCTTCGGGCTGCATGCCTACCCCTACCTCAAAACAGGGCAGATCGGGTACAAATACGGTGTTATGATGGCCTCTGCAGACATCTTCACTATTGAGGTCTTTGGAAAGTCAGCTCATGGCGCAAGGCCGCATGAGGGCGTGGATGCCATCCTGGTGACCTCCATGATCGTCAACTCCCTCAACCATATCGTTTCGCGCATGATCGATCCGCTGCACCCTGCCGTCATCTCTCTGGGAACGATCGAAGGAGGACGGGCTTCCAACATCATTTGCGATCATGTGCTGCTGAAAGGAACGGTAAGGACCATCAATGAAGGCGTGCGGAACAATATTCCCAAAATGATGGAAGCTTCCATCAAAGGGATCTCCGAGTCGATGGGCGCTACCTACAACTTCGATTATGAATTCGGGCAACCTGAACTGATCAACTATGATGAAATGGTCGATATCATCGTGAATGAGGCCAAAGGGGTCATAGGAGAAGAGAACTGTATCGACCTGGTCGATCCCGTGATGGGAGGGGAGGATTTTTCCGAATACCTCAAGATCGTGCCGGGTGCTTTTTTCAGGCTTGGCACCTGCAATGAAGAGAAAGAGACCTGTGTTTCGCAGCATAACAGCCGTTTTGATGTCGATGACGATGCCCTGCAGATAGGCATGAAGATCATGGGGGCTGCCACCCTTGCCTTTCTTGCACGCAAGGAGTGA
- a CDS encoding cytochrome c oxidase, cbb3-type, CcoQ subunit: MDIRELQGYASFFMTIFLVVALYGYIVYLYRSEKKGEKDYEKLGNIALDDEIDSTPVNSSDPSPDEKKERNK, from the coding sequence ATGGACATTAGAGAACTTCAAGGCTATGCCAGTTTCTTTATGACCATTTTTCTGGTCGTGGCATTGTATGGGTATATTGTTTACCTCTATAGAAGTGAAAAGAAGGGTGAGAAGGATTACGAGAAATTAGGGAATATCGCTCTCGATGACGAGATCGATAGTACCCCGGTCAATTCAAGTGATCCTTCTCCTGACGAAAAAAAGGAGCGAAATAAATGA
- a CDS encoding adenylosuccinate synthase — translation MSKADLIVGLQWGDEGKGKIVDHMAQTHDYVCRFAGGHNAGHTIVIGDKTYALHLIPSGVLNPKAKNVVGNGVVLSPKDFIKEMEQFDNLEGRLFLSDKAHILLPYHADIDQARERMKGDKAIGTTGKGIGPAYGDKVARVGHRLGELLHPEKLASKIIAFFEMNKPVFDAMGVEMPETVALLEELEGYRKVLAPYICDTTQLMWKIIDEDKRILLEGAQGTMLDIDHGTYPYVTSSTTVSAGACSGLGLNPKDIGKVTGIAKAYCTRVGNGPFPSEDMGKEGDRLRENGHEFGTTTGRPRRCGWFDAVAMRHAVRVNGVDQVALMKLDVLDGFDEIKVCVAYEFEGKEIDYVPYDLEDVKPIYKSFPGWEKTEGAREFDALPETAKSYILALEEMIGTKMGIISTSPEREDTIIR, via the coding sequence ATGAGTAAAGCAGATTTGATAGTAGGACTCCAGTGGGGAGATGAAGGAAAAGGAAAGATCGTTGACCATATGGCACAGACGCATGACTATGTCTGCCGTTTTGCCGGTGGGCACAATGCGGGGCACACCATTGTTATCGGAGACAAAACATATGCGCTGCACCTGATCCCTTCGGGTGTATTAAACCCCAAAGCAAAGAATGTCGTAGGGAACGGTGTGGTCCTCTCTCCCAAGGACTTCATCAAAGAGATGGAGCAGTTCGACAACCTTGAAGGCAGACTGTTCCTCTCTGACAAAGCACATATCCTCCTGCCGTATCATGCAGATATCGATCAGGCAAGAGAACGCATGAAGGGTGACAAAGCCATCGGTACGACAGGAAAAGGGATTGGGCCTGCATATGGTGACAAAGTAGCGCGTGTGGGACACAGACTCGGAGAGCTGCTCCATCCGGAAAAGCTGGCTTCCAAGATCATAGCATTCTTTGAAATGAATAAGCCGGTTTTCGATGCTATGGGAGTTGAAATGCCAGAAACAGTGGCACTTCTTGAAGAACTTGAAGGGTACAGAAAGGTCCTGGCACCGTATATCTGCGATACGACACAGCTGATGTGGAAGATCATCGACGAAGACAAAAGGATCCTGCTCGAAGGTGCGCAGGGAACAATGCTCGATATCGATCACGGTACCTACCCTTATGTGACATCTTCAACTACGGTTTCTGCAGGTGCATGTTCAGGCCTGGGGCTGAACCCCAAAGATATCGGTAAGGTCACAGGGATCGCCAAAGCCTACTGTACGAGAGTGGGGAACGGCCCTTTCCCAAGTGAAGACATGGGTAAAGAGGGTGACAGACTTAGAGAGAACGGACATGAGTTCGGCACGACCACAGGCCGTCCAAGACGCTGCGGCTGGTTCGATGCCGTAGCGATGAGACATGCCGTACGTGTGAACGGTGTAGACCAGGTTGCCTTGATGAAACTGGATGTACTGGACGGTTTCGATGAGATAAAAGTCTGTGTAGCTTATGAATTCGAAGGCAAAGAGATCGACTATGTACCGTACGATCTTGAAGATGTCAAACCGATCTACAAAAGTTTCCCGGGATGGGAGAAGACGGAAGGTGCAAGAGAGTTTGATGCATTGCCTGAAACAGCAAAGTCATATATTTTGGCACTGGAAGAGATGATCGGTACGAAGATGGGCATCATCTCTACCAGTCCGGAACGTGAAGATACGATCATTAGATAA
- the ccoN gene encoding cytochrome-c oxidase, cbb3-type subunit I, whose amino-acid sequence MQSNAALEYDYSVAKLFTYTTILFGFLGMLIGTLIASQLAFPELNYLLGEYGTFSRLRPLHTNIVIYGFTLSGVWATFYYSAQRVLKVSMAESKFLMFIGKFHFWLYFVGALIAVITLLMGITQAKEYAQFEWPIDIVIVLIWVLWGVAMFGLIGIRREKALYISMWYYIACFLGIAMLYLFNNMSVPTYFVAGGLGNVLHSVSMYSGTNDALVQWWFGHNAVAFGFTVPIVAMIYYFLPKESGQAVYSYKLSLLSFWGLMFVYLWAGSHHLLWSTVPDWMQTMGSVFSVVLILPSWGSAINMLLTMKGEWNQLTENPLIKFMVLASTFYMLSTLEGPIQAIKSVNAIAHFTDWIPGHVHDGVLGWVVFMIMAALFHMAPRMFKREIYSKKLLEAQFWLQTTAVVLYFTSMWIAGITQGMMWRAVDEYGNLMYSFIDTVTVLHPYYAIRALSGVMYLTGFLMFAYNMIKTMTSSRELSEEPQFRSPMA is encoded by the coding sequence ATGCAATCAAACGCAGCATTGGAATACGATTATTCCGTAGCGAAATTGTTTACTTATACAACGATTTTGTTTGGATTTCTTGGTATGTTGATCGGTACGCTCATCGCGTCTCAACTGGCATTTCCGGAACTTAACTACTTACTGGGTGAATACGGTACGTTCTCAAGATTGAGACCGCTTCACACAAACATAGTGATTTACGGATTTACACTGAGTGGTGTATGGGCCACTTTCTATTACTCGGCACAGAGAGTGTTGAAGGTATCTATGGCGGAGTCCAAATTTCTCATGTTCATTGGTAAATTTCACTTCTGGCTCTATTTCGTAGGAGCACTCATAGCCGTGATCACTCTTCTTATGGGAATTACACAGGCAAAAGAGTATGCACAGTTCGAGTGGCCGATAGATATCGTCATCGTCCTCATCTGGGTACTTTGGGGTGTAGCAATGTTTGGTCTTATCGGTATTAGAAGGGAAAAAGCGCTTTATATCTCTATGTGGTACTACATCGCATGTTTCCTTGGTATTGCTATGCTTTACCTTTTCAACAACATGTCTGTCCCTACATACTTTGTAGCAGGTGGTCTGGGTAACGTTCTTCACTCTGTCTCTATGTACTCCGGTACAAATGATGCTTTGGTTCAGTGGTGGTTCGGTCATAATGCGGTTGCATTCGGCTTTACTGTGCCTATCGTTGCGATGATCTACTACTTCCTTCCAAAAGAGTCTGGTCAGGCAGTTTATTCTTATAAACTTTCTCTCCTCTCTTTCTGGGGTCTTATGTTCGTTTACCTTTGGGCCGGTTCACACCACCTTCTATGGTCAACAGTTCCAGACTGGATGCAGACAATGGGATCAGTATTCTCAGTAGTACTTATTCTCCCATCTTGGGGTTCAGCGATCAACATGCTCCTTACCATGAAGGGTGAGTGGAACCAGTTGACTGAAAACCCACTGATCAAGTTCATGGTATTGGCATCAACATTCTATATGTTGTCAACACTTGAAGGACCTATCCAGGCGATCAAATCAGTTAACGCGATTGCTCACTTTACAGACTGGATTCCTGGACACGTTCACGATGGTGTACTTGGTTGGGTTGTCTTCATGATCATGGCGGCACTGTTCCATATGGCGCCAAGAATGTTCAAGAGAGAGATCTACTCCAAGAAACTGTTGGAAGCGCAATTCTGGCTTCAGACAACAGCAGTTGTTCTTTACTTTACATCCATGTGGATCGCAGGTATCACACAGGGTATGATGTGGAGAGCGGTTGATGAGTATGGTAACCTGATGTATTCATTCATCGATACGGTAACTGTACTTCACCCATACTATGCGATCAGGGCTCTTTCAGGTGTTATGTATCTGACAGGATTCTTGATGTTCGCTTACAATATGATTAAAACTATGACTTCTTCTAGAGAGCTTTCTGAAGAACCACAGTTCAGATCACCTATGGCATAA
- the carA gene encoding glutamine-hydrolyzing carbamoyl-phosphate synthase small subunit — MQKVSLYFENGLFLEAKSFGAEGTSVGEIVFNTSLTGYQEIVTDPSYAGQFVTFTMPEIGNVGCNAQDMESKGAYCKGIIVRTYQSRPSNFRSEESLDTLLKRENVLGIAEIDTRFLTKMLRDEGAMMMIASTVIHEEAELKKVLESSPRIEEVNYIEQVSTKEPYVHTKARYNAQTFEYEAPKTSKKIIALDFGVKRNILNELIHAGMEVTVVPNSMTAEEIIGKYESKEIDGVFLSNGPGDPLILEEEQEKIKKLIARKIPLFGICLGHQLLSISHGYDTYKLKFGHHGGNHPVKNERTGAVEITAQNHNYNVPDNITEVAEVTHVNLFDNTIEGLRYNDSPTMSVQHHPEASPGPHESAYIFGEFAKML, encoded by the coding sequence ATGCAAAAAGTAAGTCTATATTTTGAGAACGGTCTGTTTTTGGAGGCGAAAAGTTTCGGGGCAGAGGGAACGTCGGTCGGAGAGATCGTGTTCAATACCTCTCTGACAGGCTATCAGGAGATCGTGACCGATCCTTCCTATGCCGGACAGTTCGTAACCTTCACCATGCCCGAAATAGGCAATGTGGGTTGTAACGCACAGGATATGGAGAGCAAGGGTGCATACTGCAAAGGGATCATCGTACGTACCTACCAGTCCCGTCCGTCCAATTTTCGCTCTGAAGAAAGTCTTGATACATTGCTTAAAAGAGAGAATGTACTGGGTATCGCTGAAATAGACACACGTTTTTTGACAAAGATGCTTCGGGATGAAGGTGCGATGATGATGATTGCCTCTACCGTGATCCACGAAGAAGCAGAGTTGAAGAAAGTACTTGAGTCCTCACCGCGTATCGAAGAGGTGAACTACATAGAGCAGGTGAGTACGAAAGAGCCATATGTCCATACTAAAGCGCGTTACAATGCCCAGACATTCGAGTATGAAGCACCAAAGACAAGCAAGAAGATCATCGCTTTGGACTTCGGGGTCAAACGCAATATCCTCAATGAGCTCATCCATGCAGGCATGGAAGTGACAGTGGTTCCCAACTCTATGACTGCTGAAGAGATCATAGGCAAATATGAGAGCAAAGAGATCGACGGTGTTTTCCTCTCCAACGGGCCGGGAGACCCGCTCATCCTCGAAGAGGAGCAGGAGAAGATCAAAAAACTGATCGCCAGAAAAATACCTCTTTTCGGTATCTGTCTGGGACATCAGCTTCTTTCCATTTCTCATGGCTACGACACCTACAAGCTGAAGTTCGGACATCATGGCGGAAATCATCCTGTCAAAAACGAGAGGACAGGTGCAGTTGAGATCACGGCACAGAACCACAACTACAATGTGCCTGATAACATTACAGAAGTGGCAGAGGTCACCCACGTGAATCTTTTTGACAATACGATCGAAGGGCTCAGATACAATGATTCACCGACCATGTCCGTGCAGCATCACCCCGAAGCAAGCCCCGGACCGCACGAATCAGCGTACATTTTCGGCGAATTCGCCAAAATGCTTTAA
- a CDS encoding DUF507 family protein translates to MRLKPQQTGYVATKIGIDLANAPFITLPKGREAVVEAAKKIIDENLAKERALDEKVKHILDENYDEIEFQHADERQLFFMIKKKMAPEFGVIMNYEDRYNDLAHLILDELYENYLAEYTVNENQVKNVIFKSFKAFADAYDEIDDIVYTKIRNMEKEVIPGSQDYELLYERLYQEELAKRGML, encoded by the coding sequence ATGAGACTAAAACCACAACAGACAGGATATGTAGCGACCAAGATCGGGATCGATCTGGCCAATGCTCCTTTTATTACTTTACCCAAGGGTAGGGAGGCGGTAGTAGAAGCTGCCAAAAAGATCATCGATGAGAACCTTGCCAAAGAGCGTGCGCTTGATGAGAAGGTGAAACATATCCTCGACGAAAATTATGATGAGATCGAATTCCAGCATGCCGATGAGAGACAGCTCTTCTTCATGATCAAGAAAAAGATGGCTCCCGAGTTTGGAGTCATTATGAACTATGAAGACCGCTACAACGACCTTGCCCACCTCATTCTGGATGAACTCTACGAGAATTACCTGGCCGAATATACGGTTAATGAGAACCAGGTGAAGAATGTCATCTTTAAATCTTTCAAAGCCTTTGCGGACGCCTATGATGAAATAGACGATATTGTATACACGAAGATCAGAAATATGGAAAAAGAGGTGATCCCGGGGTCCCAGGACTATGAACTGCTCTATGAAAGACTCTATCAGGAAGAGTTGGCGAAGAGAGGAATGCTGTAG
- a CDS encoding c-type cytochrome, whose product MNGLVIKALAFAAILIVATLVVVKQMNIDLSDPINAITMIGAVAIATLSFGVAAKYIAQMKTDTASGELAEENWDGIGEYKNELPSGWAYSFLGTLIWALWYWTMGYPVNAFSQIGMWNAEVKAYNKKFEEVHKNADAATLQQMGESIFLVQCAPCHGTTGDGLSGKAQDFGSRMSKKQVLAVIKNGSNQLGYQMGAMPPMMAQGKDAEDIAAWIAGGMKGKQPAAFAACASCHGPDGKGMGGMAANIAEYDDTLIEHVVKNGKKGAIGKMPAFHDRMTPVQLKALATYIRSIKGE is encoded by the coding sequence ATGAATGGGTTAGTGATAAAAGCATTGGCTTTTGCAGCGATACTGATTGTAGCTACATTGGTTGTTGTAAAGCAGATGAATATCGATTTGAGTGATCCGATCAATGCGATCACCATGATAGGGGCGGTTGCAATTGCAACACTATCTTTCGGGGTAGCTGCAAAGTATATTGCACAAATGAAAACAGATACGGCAAGCGGTGAGCTTGCTGAAGAGAACTGGGACGGTATCGGTGAGTATAAAAACGAACTTCCTTCCGGTTGGGCATACTCATTTCTTGGTACATTGATCTGGGCACTGTGGTATTGGACAATGGGTTACCCTGTCAATGCTTTCAGCCAGATCGGTATGTGGAATGCAGAGGTAAAGGCCTATAACAAGAAATTTGAAGAAGTGCATAAAAATGCAGATGCAGCGACACTTCAGCAAATGGGTGAGTCCATCTTCCTTGTTCAGTGTGCGCCGTGTCACGGAACGACTGGTGACGGACTTTCAGGTAAAGCACAGGATTTTGGAAGCAGAATGAGCAAAAAACAGGTTCTTGCCGTGATCAAGAACGGTTCAAACCAGCTTGGTTACCAGATGGGTGCAATGCCTCCTATGATGGCTCAGGGGAAAGATGCTGAAGATATCGCAGCATGGATTGCCGGTGGTATGAAAGGGAAACAGCCTGCAGCATTTGCAGCGTGTGCATCCTGTCACGGACCGGACGGTAAAGGTATGGGCGGTATGGCGGCAAATATTGCTGAATACGATGATACACTTATCGAGCATGTTGTGAAGAATGGTAAAAAAGGTGCAATTGGTAAAATGCCTGCATTCCATGACAGAATGACGCCTGTACAGCTCAAAGCACTTGCTACATACATCAGATCGATCAAAGGAGAATAA
- a CDS encoding ATP phosphoribosyltransferase regulatory subunit, with the protein MIFEHEIPSGSRLYFGESARLKREIEFVSAEMLDNLGFEEIVTPIFSYHQHECFNDKKPLVRLNDESNHEVTLRADSTADVVRIVTKRLGRSTESKKWFYIQPTVTFPTREQYQVGAEIIDGSFEEVARSATILLKEIDIEPVMQVANIRIPHLLNEKYGVSLDVLKSMHVEQIMKAELPWIEHLVRINTVADLEDLEMFPADIREELEKIKEATQHVAYEKMVISPLFYAKMRYYDSLTFRMFEGNSLLAMGGIYSIDGVEAAGFALYTDECIVNKMNRG; encoded by the coding sequence ATGATATTTGAACATGAGATCCCAAGCGGGAGCCGACTCTATTTTGGTGAAAGTGCCAGACTGAAGCGCGAGATTGAATTCGTCTCGGCAGAGATGCTGGACAACCTTGGCTTTGAAGAGATCGTTACACCGATATTCTCTTACCATCAGCATGAATGTTTCAATGACAAGAAGCCGTTGGTTAGACTCAATGACGAGTCCAACCATGAAGTGACGTTACGTGCGGATTCCACGGCGGATGTGGTGCGCATCGTGACCAAAAGGCTGGGAAGAAGTACAGAGTCCAAAAAGTGGTTCTATATACAGCCTACGGTCACTTTCCCGACCAGAGAACAGTACCAGGTCGGCGCGGAGATCATTGACGGAAGTTTTGAAGAAGTGGCAAGGTCCGCCACGATACTGCTTAAAGAGATCGATATCGAGCCTGTCATGCAGGTCGCCAATATCCGTATCCCGCACCTGCTCAATGAAAAGTACGGTGTTTCTCTTGACGTGCTCAAGTCGATGCATGTCGAGCAGATCATGAAAGCGGAACTGCCGTGGATAGAGCATCTTGTGCGAATCAATACCGTTGCAGACCTCGAAGATCTTGAAATGTTCCCTGCCGATATCAGGGAAGAACTTGAAAAGATCAAGGAAGCTACACAGCATGTGGCGTATGAAAAGATGGTGATCTCACCACTCTTTTATGCGAAGATGCGCTATTACGACTCTTTGACATTCAGAATGTTCGAAGGCAACAGTCTTCTGGCAATGGGCGGTATCTACAGTATAGACGGCGTGGAAGCGGCAGGGTTTGCACTCTATACGGATGAGTGCATTGTAAACAAAATGAATAGAGGGTAG